The Nitrospirota bacterium nucleotide sequence CCAGGCGGAGAATTATTCAGTGGATACAGCCGTAAACGGTATAGAGGCATTGAAGAAATTAAGAGCGCGGAAATATGATCTGTTAATTACGGATTTTATCATGCCTTATCTGGATGGATTGGATCTGCTTGCCAAAGCCAGGACAGAGTTGCCTGACCTGCAGGTTATATTGATGACAGCTTCGTGTCAGGAGGCGATACTGATTGAAGCGAAGAGACGGGGGGCTGATGCAGTGATCCCGAAACCCCTTGAGATGAAGAAGCTGTTAAAGATCACAAAGGGTATTTTACAACCACAAAGGAGGAGATAAGTCATGTTTAAAAAGGTTGGATTAAATTTA carries:
- a CDS encoding response regulator, with protein sequence MNSTITILIAEDDPVACALLKETLQAENYSVDTAVNGIEALKKLRARKYDLLITDFIMPYLDGLDLLAKARTELPDLQVILMTASCQEAILIEAKRRGADAVIPKPLEMKKLLKITKGILQPQRRR